One window from the genome of Hippopotamus amphibius kiboko isolate mHipAmp2 chromosome 13, mHipAmp2.hap2, whole genome shotgun sequence encodes:
- the PLK4 gene encoding serine/threonine-protein kinase PLK4 isoform X3: MIDKKAMYKAGMVQRVQNEVKIHCQLKHPSILELYNYFEDNNYVYLVLEMCHNGEMNRYLKNRRKPFSENEARHFMHQIITGMLYLHSHGILHRDLTLSNLLLTRNMNIKIADFGLAAQLKMPHEKHYTLCGTPNYISPEIATRSAHGLESDIWSLGCMFYTLLIGRPPFDTDTVKNTLNKVVLADYEMPTFLSREAKDLIHQLLRRNPADRLSLSSVLDHPFMSRNSSTKSKDLGTVEDSIDSGHATISTAVTASSSTSMSGSLFDRRRLLIDQPLPNKMTVFPKNKNSSDFSSSGDGSSLYTQWGKQEETSNSGRGRVIQEAEERPHSRYLRRAHSSDRSGTSNSQSRAKTYTMERCYSAEMLSKSKRSGVDENEERYSPTHSNANIFHFFKEKTSSRSGSCERPDNNQALSNHLCPGKNPFPFPDQTAQTEMVQQWFGNLQINDPSSEQSKTRGMEPPLGYQKRTLRSITSPLTAYRLKPIRQKTKKAVVSILDSEEVCVELLKEYASQEYVKEVLQISSDGNMITIYYPNDGRGFPLVDRPPSPTDNLSRYSFDNLPEKYWRKYQYASRFVQLVRSKSPKITYFTRYAKCVLMENSPGADFEVWFYDGAKIHKTEDLIQVIEKTGKSYTLKGESEVNSLKEEIKMYMNHAKEGHRICLALESIISEEEKKSGSASFFPIIIGRKPSSTSSPKALTPPPSVDPNYPMRETPSLNRMVINSAASPKQAPILSPSMVTNEGLGLTGAASGTNSSPSSLKDCLPKSAQLLKSVFVKNVGWATQLTSGAVWVQFNDGSQLVVQAGVSSISYTSPDGQTTRYRENEKLPEYIKQKLQCLSSILLMFSNPTPSFH; the protein is encoded by the exons ATG ATAGATAAGAAAGCCATGTACAAAGCTGGAATGGTACAGAGAGTCCAAAATGAGGTGAAAATCCATTGCCAATTGAAACATCCTTCTATCTTGGAG CTGTATAACTATTTTGAAGATAACAATTATGTATACCTAGTATTAGAAATGTGCCATAATGGAGAAATGAACAGGTAtctaaaaaacagaagaaaaccatTCTCAGAAAATGAAG CTCGACACTTCATGCATCAGATCATCACAGGAATGTTGTATCTCCATTCTCATGGTATATTACACCGGGACCTCACACTTTCTAACCTGTTACTTACGCGTAATATGAACATCAAGATTGCCGATTTTGGGCTGGCAGCTCAATTGAAAATGCCACATGAAAAGCACTATACTTTATGTGGAACTCCTAATTATATTTCTCCAGAAATTGCAACCCGAAGTGCACATGGACTTGAATCTGATATTTGGTCCTTAGGCTGTATGTTTTATACGTTACTTATTGGGAGACCACCTTTTGACACTGACACAGTCAAGAACACAttaaataaagtagtattggCAGATTATGAGATGCCAACCTTTTTGTCAAGAGAAGCCAAGGACCTTATTCACCAGTTACTTCGTAGAAATCCAGCAGATCGTTTAAGTCTGTCTTCAGTATTAGACCATCCTTTTATGTCCCGAAATTCTTCAACAAAAAGTAAAGATTTAGGAACTGTAGAAGACTCGATTGATAGTGGACATGCCACAATTTCTACAGCAGTTACGGCTTCTTCCAGTACCAGTATGAGTGGTAGTTTATTTGACAGAAGAAGACTTTTGATTGACCAGCCACTCCCAAATAAAATGACTGTAtttccaaagaataaaaattcaagtgatttttcttcttcaggagATGGAAGCAGCCTTTATACTCAGTGGGGGAAACAAGAAGAAACCAGTAATAGTGGAAGGGGAAGAGTAATCCAAGAGGCAGAAGAAAGGCCACATTCTCGATACCTTCGTAGAGCCCATTCTTCTGATAGATCTGGCACTTCAAATAGTCAATCTCGAGCAAAAACGTATACCATGGAACGATGTTACTCAGCAGAAATGCTTTCAAAATCCAAAAGATCAGGAGtagatgaaaatgaagaaagatacTCACCCACACATAGCAATGCtaatatttttcacttctttaaagaaaagacgTCCAGTCGTTCTGGATCTTGTGAAAGACCTGACAACAATCAAGCACT ctCCAATCATCTTTGTCCAGGAAAAAATCCTTTTCCATTTCCAGACCAGACAGCTCAGACTGAAATGGTGCAACAGTGGTTTGGGAATCTACAAATAAATG ATCCTTCTTCTGAACAAAGCAAGACTAGGGGTATGGAGCCACCACTGGGGTATCAGAAACGTACATTACGAAGCATTACATCCCCTTTGACTGCTTACAGGTTAAAACCAATCAGACAGAAAACCAAAAAGGCTGTG gtgagcaTACTTGATTCAGAGGAGGTATGTGTGGAGCTTCTAAAGGAGTATGCATCTCAAGAATATGTGAAAGAAGTTCTTCAAATATCTAGTGATGGAAATATG aTCACTATTTATTATCCAAATGATGGAAGAGGTTTTCCTCTTGTTGATAGACCGCCTTCACCTACTGACAACCTCAGTAGGTACAGTTTTGACAATTTACCAG AAAAGTACTGGCGAAAATATCAATATGCTTCCAGATTTGTACAGCTTGTAAGATCTAAATCTCCAAAAATCACTTATTTTACAAGATATGCTAAATGTGTTTTGATGGAGAATTCCCCTGGTGCTGATTTTGAGGTTTGGTTTTATGATG GAGCAAAGATACACAAAACAGAAGATTTAATTCAGGTGATTGAAAAGACTGGCAAATCTTACACCTTAAAAGGTGAAAGTGAAGTTAATAGcttgaaagaggaaataaaaatgtatatgaacCATGCTAAAGAG GGCCACCGTATTTGTTTAGCACTGGAATCCATaatttcagaagaggaaaagaaaagtggaAGTGCTTCCTTTTTCCCAATAATCATAGGAAg AAAACCTAGTAGTACTAGTTCACCTAAGGCCTTAACACCTCCTCCTTCTGTGGATCCAAACTACCCAATGAGAGAGACACCATCTCTGAATAGAATGGTCATAAATAGTGCTGCCTCTCCAAAACAGGCACCGATACTTAGTCCTTCT atggTTACAAATGAAGGACTTGGCCTTACAGGTGCAGCTTCTGGAACTAACAGCTCTCCTAGTAGTCTAAAAGATTGTCTCCCTAAATCAGCACAACTTTTGAAGTctgtttttgtgaaaaatgttggTTGGGCTACACAG
- the PLK4 gene encoding serine/threonine-protein kinase PLK4 isoform X2, whose amino-acid sequence MATCIGEKIEDFKVGNLLGKGSFAGVYRAESIHTGLEVAIKMIDKKAMYKAGMVQRVQNEVKIHCQLKHPSILELYNYFEDNNYVYLVLEMCHNGEMNRYLKNRRKPFSENEARHFMHQIITGMLYLHSHGILHRDLTLSNLLLTRNMNIKIADFGLAAQLKMPHEKHYTLCGTPNYISPEIATRSAHGLESDIWSLGCMFYTLLIGRPPFDTDTVKNTLNKVVLADYEMPTFLSREAKDLIHQLLRRNPADRLSLSSVLDHPFMSRNSSTKSKDLGTVEDSIDSGHATISTAVTASSSTSMSGSLFDRRRLLIDQPLPNKMTVFPKNKNSSDFSSSGDGSSLYTQWGKQEETSNSGRGRVIQEAEERPHSRYLRRAHSSDRSGTSNSQSRAKTYTMERCYSAEMLSKSKRSGVDENEERYSPTHSNANIFHFFKEKTSSRSGSCERPDNNQALSNHLCPGKNPFPFPDQTAQTEMVQQWFGNLQINDPSSEQSKTRGMEPPLGYQKRTLRSITSPLTAYRLKPIRQKTKKAVVSILDSEEVCVELLKEYASQEYVKEVLQISSDGNMITIYYPNDGRGFPLVDRPPSPTDNLSRYSFDNLPEKYWRKYQYASRFVQLVRSKSPKITYFTRYAKCVLMENSPGADFEVWFYDGAKIHKTEDLIQVIEKTGKSYTLKGESEVNSLKEEIKMYMNHAKEGHRICLALESIISEEEKKSGSASFFPIIIGRKPSSTSSPKALTPPPSVDPNYPMRETPSLNRMVINSAASPKQAPILSPSMVTNEGLGLTGAASGTNSSPSSLKDCLPKSAQLLKSVFVKNVGWATQLTSGAVWVQFNDGSQLVVQAGVSSISYTSPDGQTTRYRENEKLPEYIKQKLQCLSSILLMFSNPTPSFH is encoded by the exons ATGGCGACCTGCATCGGGGAGAAGATCGAG gaTTTTAAAGTTGGAAATCTGCTTGGTAAAGGATCATTTGCTGGTGTCTATAGAGCTGAGTCCATTCACACTGGTTTGGAAGTTGCGATCAAAATG ATAGATAAGAAAGCCATGTACAAAGCTGGAATGGTACAGAGAGTCCAAAATGAGGTGAAAATCCATTGCCAATTGAAACATCCTTCTATCTTGGAG CTGTATAACTATTTTGAAGATAACAATTATGTATACCTAGTATTAGAAATGTGCCATAATGGAGAAATGAACAGGTAtctaaaaaacagaagaaaaccatTCTCAGAAAATGAAG CTCGACACTTCATGCATCAGATCATCACAGGAATGTTGTATCTCCATTCTCATGGTATATTACACCGGGACCTCACACTTTCTAACCTGTTACTTACGCGTAATATGAACATCAAGATTGCCGATTTTGGGCTGGCAGCTCAATTGAAAATGCCACATGAAAAGCACTATACTTTATGTGGAACTCCTAATTATATTTCTCCAGAAATTGCAACCCGAAGTGCACATGGACTTGAATCTGATATTTGGTCCTTAGGCTGTATGTTTTATACGTTACTTATTGGGAGACCACCTTTTGACACTGACACAGTCAAGAACACAttaaataaagtagtattggCAGATTATGAGATGCCAACCTTTTTGTCAAGAGAAGCCAAGGACCTTATTCACCAGTTACTTCGTAGAAATCCAGCAGATCGTTTAAGTCTGTCTTCAGTATTAGACCATCCTTTTATGTCCCGAAATTCTTCAACAAAAAGTAAAGATTTAGGAACTGTAGAAGACTCGATTGATAGTGGACATGCCACAATTTCTACAGCAGTTACGGCTTCTTCCAGTACCAGTATGAGTGGTAGTTTATTTGACAGAAGAAGACTTTTGATTGACCAGCCACTCCCAAATAAAATGACTGTAtttccaaagaataaaaattcaagtgatttttcttcttcaggagATGGAAGCAGCCTTTATACTCAGTGGGGGAAACAAGAAGAAACCAGTAATAGTGGAAGGGGAAGAGTAATCCAAGAGGCAGAAGAAAGGCCACATTCTCGATACCTTCGTAGAGCCCATTCTTCTGATAGATCTGGCACTTCAAATAGTCAATCTCGAGCAAAAACGTATACCATGGAACGATGTTACTCAGCAGAAATGCTTTCAAAATCCAAAAGATCAGGAGtagatgaaaatgaagaaagatacTCACCCACACATAGCAATGCtaatatttttcacttctttaaagaaaagacgTCCAGTCGTTCTGGATCTTGTGAAAGACCTGACAACAATCAAGCACT ctCCAATCATCTTTGTCCAGGAAAAAATCCTTTTCCATTTCCAGACCAGACAGCTCAGACTGAAATGGTGCAACAGTGGTTTGGGAATCTACAAATAAATG ATCCTTCTTCTGAACAAAGCAAGACTAGGGGTATGGAGCCACCACTGGGGTATCAGAAACGTACATTACGAAGCATTACATCCCCTTTGACTGCTTACAGGTTAAAACCAATCAGACAGAAAACCAAAAAGGCTGTG gtgagcaTACTTGATTCAGAGGAGGTATGTGTGGAGCTTCTAAAGGAGTATGCATCTCAAGAATATGTGAAAGAAGTTCTTCAAATATCTAGTGATGGAAATATG aTCACTATTTATTATCCAAATGATGGAAGAGGTTTTCCTCTTGTTGATAGACCGCCTTCACCTACTGACAACCTCAGTAGGTACAGTTTTGACAATTTACCAG AAAAGTACTGGCGAAAATATCAATATGCTTCCAGATTTGTACAGCTTGTAAGATCTAAATCTCCAAAAATCACTTATTTTACAAGATATGCTAAATGTGTTTTGATGGAGAATTCCCCTGGTGCTGATTTTGAGGTTTGGTTTTATGATG GAGCAAAGATACACAAAACAGAAGATTTAATTCAGGTGATTGAAAAGACTGGCAAATCTTACACCTTAAAAGGTGAAAGTGAAGTTAATAGcttgaaagaggaaataaaaatgtatatgaacCATGCTAAAGAG GGCCACCGTATTTGTTTAGCACTGGAATCCATaatttcagaagaggaaaagaaaagtggaAGTGCTTCCTTTTTCCCAATAATCATAGGAAg AAAACCTAGTAGTACTAGTTCACCTAAGGCCTTAACACCTCCTCCTTCTGTGGATCCAAACTACCCAATGAGAGAGACACCATCTCTGAATAGAATGGTCATAAATAGTGCTGCCTCTCCAAAACAGGCACCGATACTTAGTCCTTCT atggTTACAAATGAAGGACTTGGCCTTACAGGTGCAGCTTCTGGAACTAACAGCTCTCCTAGTAGTCTAAAAGATTGTCTCCCTAAATCAGCACAACTTTTGAAGTctgtttttgtgaaaaatgttggTTGGGCTACACAG
- the PLK4 gene encoding serine/threonine-protein kinase PLK4 isoform X1: MLSTPDTCYIEDFKVGNLLGKGSFAGVYRAESIHTGLEVAIKMIDKKAMYKAGMVQRVQNEVKIHCQLKHPSILELYNYFEDNNYVYLVLEMCHNGEMNRYLKNRRKPFSENEARHFMHQIITGMLYLHSHGILHRDLTLSNLLLTRNMNIKIADFGLAAQLKMPHEKHYTLCGTPNYISPEIATRSAHGLESDIWSLGCMFYTLLIGRPPFDTDTVKNTLNKVVLADYEMPTFLSREAKDLIHQLLRRNPADRLSLSSVLDHPFMSRNSSTKSKDLGTVEDSIDSGHATISTAVTASSSTSMSGSLFDRRRLLIDQPLPNKMTVFPKNKNSSDFSSSGDGSSLYTQWGKQEETSNSGRGRVIQEAEERPHSRYLRRAHSSDRSGTSNSQSRAKTYTMERCYSAEMLSKSKRSGVDENEERYSPTHSNANIFHFFKEKTSSRSGSCERPDNNQALSNHLCPGKNPFPFPDQTAQTEMVQQWFGNLQINDPSSEQSKTRGMEPPLGYQKRTLRSITSPLTAYRLKPIRQKTKKAVVSILDSEEVCVELLKEYASQEYVKEVLQISSDGNMITIYYPNDGRGFPLVDRPPSPTDNLSRYSFDNLPEKYWRKYQYASRFVQLVRSKSPKITYFTRYAKCVLMENSPGADFEVWFYDGAKIHKTEDLIQVIEKTGKSYTLKGESEVNSLKEEIKMYMNHAKEGHRICLALESIISEEEKKSGSASFFPIIIGRKPSSTSSPKALTPPPSVDPNYPMRETPSLNRMVINSAASPKQAPILSPSMVTNEGLGLTGAASGTNSSPSSLKDCLPKSAQLLKSVFVKNVGWATQLTSGAVWVQFNDGSQLVVQAGVSSISYTSPDGQTTRYRENEKLPEYIKQKLQCLSSILLMFSNPTPSFH, translated from the exons ATGTTGTCCACCCCAGACACCTGCTATATCGAG gaTTTTAAAGTTGGAAATCTGCTTGGTAAAGGATCATTTGCTGGTGTCTATAGAGCTGAGTCCATTCACACTGGTTTGGAAGTTGCGATCAAAATG ATAGATAAGAAAGCCATGTACAAAGCTGGAATGGTACAGAGAGTCCAAAATGAGGTGAAAATCCATTGCCAATTGAAACATCCTTCTATCTTGGAG CTGTATAACTATTTTGAAGATAACAATTATGTATACCTAGTATTAGAAATGTGCCATAATGGAGAAATGAACAGGTAtctaaaaaacagaagaaaaccatTCTCAGAAAATGAAG CTCGACACTTCATGCATCAGATCATCACAGGAATGTTGTATCTCCATTCTCATGGTATATTACACCGGGACCTCACACTTTCTAACCTGTTACTTACGCGTAATATGAACATCAAGATTGCCGATTTTGGGCTGGCAGCTCAATTGAAAATGCCACATGAAAAGCACTATACTTTATGTGGAACTCCTAATTATATTTCTCCAGAAATTGCAACCCGAAGTGCACATGGACTTGAATCTGATATTTGGTCCTTAGGCTGTATGTTTTATACGTTACTTATTGGGAGACCACCTTTTGACACTGACACAGTCAAGAACACAttaaataaagtagtattggCAGATTATGAGATGCCAACCTTTTTGTCAAGAGAAGCCAAGGACCTTATTCACCAGTTACTTCGTAGAAATCCAGCAGATCGTTTAAGTCTGTCTTCAGTATTAGACCATCCTTTTATGTCCCGAAATTCTTCAACAAAAAGTAAAGATTTAGGAACTGTAGAAGACTCGATTGATAGTGGACATGCCACAATTTCTACAGCAGTTACGGCTTCTTCCAGTACCAGTATGAGTGGTAGTTTATTTGACAGAAGAAGACTTTTGATTGACCAGCCACTCCCAAATAAAATGACTGTAtttccaaagaataaaaattcaagtgatttttcttcttcaggagATGGAAGCAGCCTTTATACTCAGTGGGGGAAACAAGAAGAAACCAGTAATAGTGGAAGGGGAAGAGTAATCCAAGAGGCAGAAGAAAGGCCACATTCTCGATACCTTCGTAGAGCCCATTCTTCTGATAGATCTGGCACTTCAAATAGTCAATCTCGAGCAAAAACGTATACCATGGAACGATGTTACTCAGCAGAAATGCTTTCAAAATCCAAAAGATCAGGAGtagatgaaaatgaagaaagatacTCACCCACACATAGCAATGCtaatatttttcacttctttaaagaaaagacgTCCAGTCGTTCTGGATCTTGTGAAAGACCTGACAACAATCAAGCACT ctCCAATCATCTTTGTCCAGGAAAAAATCCTTTTCCATTTCCAGACCAGACAGCTCAGACTGAAATGGTGCAACAGTGGTTTGGGAATCTACAAATAAATG ATCCTTCTTCTGAACAAAGCAAGACTAGGGGTATGGAGCCACCACTGGGGTATCAGAAACGTACATTACGAAGCATTACATCCCCTTTGACTGCTTACAGGTTAAAACCAATCAGACAGAAAACCAAAAAGGCTGTG gtgagcaTACTTGATTCAGAGGAGGTATGTGTGGAGCTTCTAAAGGAGTATGCATCTCAAGAATATGTGAAAGAAGTTCTTCAAATATCTAGTGATGGAAATATG aTCACTATTTATTATCCAAATGATGGAAGAGGTTTTCCTCTTGTTGATAGACCGCCTTCACCTACTGACAACCTCAGTAGGTACAGTTTTGACAATTTACCAG AAAAGTACTGGCGAAAATATCAATATGCTTCCAGATTTGTACAGCTTGTAAGATCTAAATCTCCAAAAATCACTTATTTTACAAGATATGCTAAATGTGTTTTGATGGAGAATTCCCCTGGTGCTGATTTTGAGGTTTGGTTTTATGATG GAGCAAAGATACACAAAACAGAAGATTTAATTCAGGTGATTGAAAAGACTGGCAAATCTTACACCTTAAAAGGTGAAAGTGAAGTTAATAGcttgaaagaggaaataaaaatgtatatgaacCATGCTAAAGAG GGCCACCGTATTTGTTTAGCACTGGAATCCATaatttcagaagaggaaaagaaaagtggaAGTGCTTCCTTTTTCCCAATAATCATAGGAAg AAAACCTAGTAGTACTAGTTCACCTAAGGCCTTAACACCTCCTCCTTCTGTGGATCCAAACTACCCAATGAGAGAGACACCATCTCTGAATAGAATGGTCATAAATAGTGCTGCCTCTCCAAAACAGGCACCGATACTTAGTCCTTCT atggTTACAAATGAAGGACTTGGCCTTACAGGTGCAGCTTCTGGAACTAACAGCTCTCCTAGTAGTCTAAAAGATTGTCTCCCTAAATCAGCACAACTTTTGAAGTctgtttttgtgaaaaatgttggTTGGGCTACACAG